One Ignavibacterium album JCM 16511 genomic region harbors:
- a CDS encoding S66 peptidase family protein produces the protein MQVIKPARLKKGDVIGLISPASSPDEMLRIEESTRYFEKLGYKIKLGKHVGKFNGYLAGTDDERLEDFHSMFSDKTVKAIMCLRGGYGAFRLLDKINYKLIQKNPKIFVGYSEITALENAIFSKTGLITFAGPMPAVDFVNSISPYTEEWFWKVVTSNKKIGKIKYPDNSKMPFINKGLSNGRILGGNLAVLSALLGTEYFPDMKDKILLLEDIDEKPYKIDRMLNQLRLAKVFKGLKGVILGRFVECYEQDPNKKTLSLGEVIEHYFKTLKLPTIYTFPHGHIKDFVTIPLGIKVGLNATKGTVEFLENAVS, from the coding sequence ATGCAAGTAATCAAACCAGCCCGCCTCAAAAAAGGAGATGTAATTGGACTCATTTCTCCAGCTTCCTCACCAGATGAAATGTTAAGAATTGAAGAATCAACAAGATATTTTGAAAAGTTAGGCTACAAAATTAAGCTTGGAAAGCATGTCGGAAAATTTAATGGTTATCTTGCCGGGACAGATGATGAAAGGTTAGAGGATTTTCATTCAATGTTTAGTGATAAGACTGTTAAAGCAATAATGTGTTTAAGAGGTGGATATGGCGCATTCAGATTACTTGATAAAATCAATTACAAGCTAATTCAGAAGAATCCAAAGATATTTGTTGGTTATAGTGAGATAACAGCATTAGAGAATGCAATATTTAGTAAGACTGGTTTGATAACTTTTGCCGGTCCAATGCCTGCAGTTGATTTTGTAAATAGTATAAGTCCATATACAGAAGAGTGGTTTTGGAAAGTTGTAACTTCGAATAAGAAAATTGGAAAGATAAAATATCCGGATAATTCTAAGATGCCTTTTATAAATAAAGGTTTATCTAACGGAAGAATTTTAGGTGGTAATCTTGCCGTCCTTAGTGCATTGTTGGGAACAGAGTATTTTCCTGATATGAAAGATAAAATTTTGTTGCTCGAAGACATTGATGAGAAGCCGTATAAAATTGACAGAATGTTAAATCAGTTAAGACTTGCAAAAGTCTTTAAAGGATTAAAGGGAGTTATCTTAGGTAGGTTTGTTGAATGTTACGAGCAAGATCCAAACAAAAAAACTTTAAGTCTCGGAGAAGTTATAGAACACTATTTCAAGACATTAAAGTTGCCAACAATTTATACTTTTCCTCACGGACATATAAAAGACTTTGTAACGATTCCTTTAGGGATAAAGGTAGGTTTAAATGCAACAAAAGGCACTGTTGAATTTTTAGAAAATGCAGTTAGCTAA
- a CDS encoding glycosyltransferase family 9 protein codes for MQKEIPSCKRFTGYKPCYPNHNCWIDGCKDNIPIGKKILIINLDAMGDVLMTTAQLPAIKRKFPESTIYWITLKVAAPLLYFNQYIDFVLEYNFESLSILQQIEFDYLMNVDKSQRSCALLNSLNAKNKLGFGLNKDGKIIPVNEAAHYNYLLGMDDHLKFKVNQRTGQDYLAETFELDYQRDEYVFNLTEDEVKFISNYKKSIGISDSDRIVGFNTGCSELYPNKKMTIEQHIYLIEKLLSLGKYKIMLLGGPEDTERNKFISEYFKDKIINTPTNEGVRRGACYEAIPQIIVTGDSFGMHLAIALKKYVIAWFGVSCWTEIDLYGRGVKLYQKDLFCSPCWKKVCPYDLECIKMIDLERIIAEIENYFNKSVMK; via the coding sequence ATGCAAAAAGAAATTCCGAGTTGTAAAAGGTTTACAGGTTATAAACCGTGTTATCCCAACCACAATTGTTGGATTGATGGTTGTAAAGACAATATTCCAATAGGGAAAAAAATTTTAATCATTAATCTTGATGCAATGGGAGATGTATTGATGACTACGGCACAATTGCCAGCCATTAAAAGAAAATTTCCCGAATCAACAATCTATTGGATAACATTAAAAGTTGCCGCTCCTCTTCTCTATTTCAATCAATATATTGACTTTGTTCTTGAATATAATTTTGAATCACTTTCCATTTTACAACAAATAGAATTTGATTATTTAATGAATGTTGATAAGTCACAGCGTTCTTGTGCTTTATTGAATTCATTAAATGCAAAAAATAAGTTAGGATTTGGCTTAAATAAAGATGGCAAAATTATTCCTGTTAATGAAGCAGCACATTACAATTATTTACTCGGTATGGATGATCATCTCAAATTTAAAGTCAATCAACGCACGGGACAAGATTATCTGGCTGAAACATTCGAACTAGATTATCAGCGAGATGAATATGTATTTAATTTAACTGAAGATGAAGTTAAATTTATTTCAAACTACAAAAAGTCAATAGGTATATCAGACTCAGATAGAATTGTTGGATTTAACACAGGTTGCTCCGAACTTTATCCGAATAAGAAAATGACTATTGAACAACATATTTATTTAATTGAAAAGCTTTTATCACTCGGTAAGTATAAAATCATGCTATTAGGTGGACCAGAAGACACTGAGAGAAATAAGTTCATTTCAGAATATTTCAAAGATAAGATTATAAATACTCCAACTAATGAAGGTGTCAGAAGAGGTGCTTGTTATGAAGCGATTCCGCAAATAATCGTTACAGGTGATTCATTTGGAATGCATCTGGCAATTGCATTAAAAAAATATGTTATTGCCTGGTTTGGTGTAAGCTGTTGGACAGAAATTGATTTATATGGAAGAGGTGTTAAATTATATCAGAAGGATTTATTTTGTTCACCTTGTTGGAAGAAAGTTTGTCCTTATGATCTTGAATGCATTAAGATGATTGACCTGGAGAGAATAATTGCCGAAATTGAAAATTATTTTAACAAATCTGTTATGAAATGA
- the polA gene encoding DNA polymerase I, translating to MKNKLFVIIDAMALAYKAYFAFISRPLSTKKGEPTSAVYGFMTQLLKVLENHKPDYIAVAFDSKEKTFRHEKYEAYKSSREEMPEDMVPQLERIKQIIASLKMPVYILPGYEADDIIGTAVKKAEKLGLESLAITPDKDYFQLITDKIKIVRPGKSNDEVIIYDKKKVIDELGFEPKYMIDYLALVGDSSDDIPGVPGIGPKTAVPLIQQFGTIENIYNNIDKIEKESIRKKLIENKEKAFLSKELATIHTEVPLDFDFEKAKFEKPDFETLRQIFIELEFKSLYSKLLEIYGNSEILKTNLEVEKITEQVSFVKDDVDYKLVNNQNDLDELVKHLKNSKEFVFDTETDGLKPFEIKLAGVSFCTEPKKAFFIPIEPHENTGLFSNSDRKAIPISEFVKKFKSVFEDKSIRKICQNGKYDIAVLRHQNISVKNFYFDTMLASYVLDPDQKHNMDDLAQKYLNYKPIPLSDLIGTKQDPTKIFDVDIKVLSNYSAEDADITFRLYKKLDEELKKEKIEKVAYDIEFPLVPVLESMEFEGIKIDTEALQQQSKDLELLMENYAQRIYQLAGKEFNINSTKQLQEILFEKLKLSTGRKTKTGFSTDARSLENLRGEHEIIDIILNYRQVAKLKSTYTDSLPNLINPKTGRIHTSFNQTGASTGRLSSIDPNLQNIPIRTDLGKEIRKAFIPRDRNHLILSADYSQIELRIMASICEDETLMKAFINGEDIHRSTAALVFNVKPEDVTPDMRRKAKEVNFGILYGIGPFGLKTRLGIPQTHAKEIIDTYFRTFKKVKDFMDDSILKAKEKGYAETLYGRRRYLKNINSNNRVVRQFEERVAINMPIQGTAADMIKLAMIKIHNELEKKKYKTKMVLQVHDELVFDAHKSEIDELKPIIKKIMEEAFPLKVPVVADIGVGENWLDAH from the coding sequence ATGAAAAACAAACTATTTGTAATTATTGATGCGATGGCTTTGGCTTATAAAGCTTATTTTGCATTTATAAGTCGTCCACTAAGTACGAAAAAAGGAGAACCAACATCAGCCGTTTATGGATTTATGACTCAGTTGCTGAAAGTGCTTGAAAATCATAAACCGGATTATATAGCTGTTGCGTTCGATTCGAAAGAAAAAACTTTCCGACACGAAAAATATGAAGCTTATAAATCTTCCCGTGAAGAAATGCCTGAAGATATGGTACCTCAGTTAGAACGAATCAAGCAAATTATTGCTTCACTAAAGATGCCGGTTTATATTCTGCCAGGTTATGAAGCAGACGACATAATTGGTACTGCGGTTAAAAAAGCAGAAAAACTTGGATTGGAATCATTAGCTATAACACCTGATAAAGATTACTTTCAATTAATCACCGATAAAATAAAAATTGTTAGACCAGGCAAATCAAATGACGAAGTTATAATTTATGATAAGAAAAAAGTTATCGATGAGTTAGGATTCGAGCCCAAATATATGATAGACTATTTAGCGTTAGTCGGTGATTCAAGTGATGATATTCCCGGCGTTCCCGGAATTGGGCCTAAAACTGCTGTTCCTCTTATTCAGCAATTTGGAACCATTGAAAACATTTACAATAACATTGATAAAATCGAGAAAGAATCTATTCGAAAAAAACTGATTGAGAATAAAGAGAAAGCTTTCCTTTCAAAAGAACTGGCAACTATTCACACTGAAGTTCCTCTGGATTTTGATTTTGAAAAGGCAAAATTCGAAAAACCGGATTTTGAGACTCTTAGACAAATATTTATTGAGCTAGAATTTAAATCACTCTATTCAAAACTACTCGAGATTTATGGCAATTCTGAAATACTGAAAACAAATCTAGAAGTCGAAAAAATAACAGAACAAGTTTCCTTTGTAAAAGACGATGTGGATTATAAATTAGTAAATAATCAAAATGACTTGGATGAACTTGTAAAGCATTTAAAGAATTCAAAAGAATTTGTATTCGATACTGAAACAGATGGATTAAAACCATTTGAAATTAAATTAGCCGGAGTTTCATTTTGTACTGAACCGAAAAAAGCTTTCTTTATTCCGATTGAACCTCACGAAAACACCGGTTTATTTTCCAACTCTGATAGAAAGGCAATTCCAATTTCCGAATTCGTCAAAAAATTCAAATCGGTTTTTGAGGATAAGTCGATTAGAAAAATTTGCCAGAATGGTAAGTATGATATTGCTGTCTTGCGACATCAGAATATTTCTGTTAAAAATTTTTACTTCGATACTATGCTTGCAAGTTATGTTTTAGATCCTGATCAGAAACATAATATGGACGACCTCGCTCAGAAATACCTTAACTATAAACCGATTCCGCTTTCAGATTTAATCGGAACTAAACAAGACCCGACAAAAATTTTCGATGTTGATATTAAGGTACTTTCAAATTATTCTGCAGAAGATGCCGATATAACTTTCAGATTATATAAAAAACTTGATGAAGAATTAAAAAAAGAAAAAATTGAGAAAGTGGCTTACGATATTGAGTTTCCTCTTGTTCCTGTTTTAGAGAGCATGGAATTTGAGGGAATCAAAATTGACACAGAAGCATTGCAGCAACAGAGCAAAGATCTTGAATTACTGATGGAAAATTATGCTCAACGCATTTATCAGCTTGCAGGTAAAGAGTTCAATATTAATTCAACGAAGCAACTTCAGGAAATATTATTTGAAAAATTAAAATTGAGCACTGGAAGAAAAACAAAAACCGGTTTTTCTACTGACGCAAGGTCTTTGGAAAATCTTCGCGGAGAGCACGAAATCATAGATATCATTCTCAATTACAGGCAAGTTGCAAAATTAAAATCTACTTACACTGATTCATTGCCAAATTTAATTAATCCAAAAACAGGAAGAATCCATACAAGCTTTAATCAAACCGGGGCTTCAACAGGAAGATTATCAAGCATAGATCCAAATCTTCAGAATATTCCCATCAGAACTGATTTAGGAAAAGAAATCAGAAAAGCGTTTATCCCAAGAGATAGAAACCATTTGATTTTGTCAGCGGATTATAGTCAAATTGAACTTAGAATAATGGCTTCAATTTGTGAAGATGAAACTTTGATGAAGGCTTTTATAAATGGCGAGGATATCCACAGAAGTACTGCTGCGTTGGTTTTCAATGTTAAACCTGAAGATGTAACACCTGATATGAGAAGAAAAGCAAAAGAAGTTAACTTCGGGATACTCTATGGAATTGGTCCATTTGGTTTAAAGACCAGATTGGGAATTCCTCAAACTCACGCAAAGGAAATTATTGATACATACTTCAGAACATTCAAGAAAGTCAAGGACTTCATGGATGATTCAATACTCAAAGCGAAAGAAAAAGGTTATGCTGAAACTTTATATGGAAGAAGACGATATTTAAAAAATATAAATAGCAACAATCGGGTTGTCAGACAATTTGAAGAACGTGTTGCCATAAATATGCCTATTCAGGGAACTGCAGCCGACATGATTAAACTTGCTATGATAAAAATTCATAATGAACTCGAAAAGAAAAAATATAAGACAAAGATGGTTCTGCAGGTTCACGACGAGTTAGTATTTGATGCACATAAATCTGAGATTGATGAATTAAAACCAATAATAAAAAAAATTATGGAAGAAGCTTTTCCATTAAAAGTACCTGTGGTAGCTGATATCGGAGTTGGTGAAAACTGGCTTGATGCTCATTAG
- a CDS encoding glycosyltransferase family 9 protein, whose translation MIKEIKKSEIKKILCIKPRGIGDIVLSTIILDNLHSFFPSAEIDYLTEEFAKDSVSTHPLVSRVLSYKKEDSLLAIIKKVWKQKYNLVFDLWSNPKTALITFLSGAKYRVGYSYRGRKYAYNIKANVGRGDYHSAEHNLELLKVLGIPIISKKIFYIIDDESKEFANHFISKLVSSKYLIGIIPSGGWDSKRCTQQKWNEILTALKSLCDCKFLILWGPEDYHDAKSIATKNEQFAFLTPETNLKQLAGLMSKCNLVIANDSGPMHLAAAIGIPTLGLFGPTDPKKHGPYSEKSDYVIKSDLHCIICNKLICPYNKECFNEMDVNEVVNKSLKLLKMNDEKN comes from the coding sequence ATGATCAAAGAAATAAAAAAATCTGAAATTAAAAAGATACTATGCATCAAACCCCGAGGTATTGGTGATATAGTCTTGTCAACAATCATTCTTGATAATCTTCATTCATTTTTTCCATCAGCAGAAATAGACTATTTAACCGAAGAGTTTGCTAAAGATTCAGTTAGCACTCACCCACTTGTTTCAAGAGTTCTGAGTTATAAAAAAGAAGATTCTCTCCTGGCGATTATTAAAAAAGTCTGGAAACAAAAGTATAATTTAGTCTTTGATTTATGGTCAAATCCCAAGACTGCACTGATAACTTTTCTTTCCGGAGCAAAATACAGAGTTGGCTACTCATATAGAGGAAGAAAATATGCTTATAATATAAAGGCAAATGTAGGCCGAGGTGATTATCATTCAGCCGAACATAATCTTGAATTACTAAAAGTCTTGGGCATTCCAATTATCAGTAAGAAGATATTTTATATTATAGATGATGAGTCCAAAGAATTTGCTAATCATTTTATTTCTAAATTAGTTAGCTCAAAATATCTAATAGGTATTATTCCTTCCGGAGGTTGGGATTCTAAAAGATGTACTCAACAAAAGTGGAATGAAATTTTGACTGCATTGAAATCCCTATGTGATTGCAAATTTTTAATTCTTTGGGGACCAGAAGATTATCACGATGCCAAATCAATAGCTACCAAAAATGAACAATTTGCCTTTCTTACTCCTGAAACAAATTTAAAACAGTTAGCGGGATTAATGAGTAAATGCAATCTAGTTATTGCTAATGATTCCGGACCTATGCATTTAGCAGCAGCGATAGGAATTCCAACATTAGGATTATTCGGTCCAACTGATCCAAAAAAACACGGACCATATTCCGAGAAATCTGATTATGTAATTAAATCCGATCTTCATTGTATAATTTGTAATAAGCTAATCTGCCCATATAATAAAGAATGCTTTAATGAAATGGATGTGAATGAAGTAGTAAACAAATCACTCAAGCTTTTGAAGATGAATGATGAAAAAAATTGA
- a CDS encoding homocysteine S-methyltransferase family protein — protein sequence MNLLSEFNIFSFSKKIKRPLVLDGAMGSFLEKMGLTETDNAWSAKANIKYPDKVLKIHRSYIEAGADVITTNTFRTNPYSLGQVGIKNFERYVKKAISLAFEAKENLPVLIAGSNAPAEDCYQVQRTITKKQLELNHRCHIDSLIDNGCHFILNETQGHFDEIKIISKHCEKYEIPFVMSLYFDENLCLLSGEKVSDVINFLNDTNVLSLGFNCISDKILIKLINQISMPANWGFYLNCFSTSEKQSKVCSISVAEYLAIVQEVIHFNPSFIGACCGSNPEFIKAIKGFLDGRIKH from the coding sequence ATGAATCTTCTTTCAGAATTTAATATTTTTAGTTTTAGCAAAAAGATTAAAAGACCATTAGTGCTTGATGGTGCAATGGGTAGTTTTCTTGAAAAAATGGGTTTGACTGAAACTGATAATGCCTGGAGTGCAAAAGCTAATATCAAATATCCTGATAAAGTTTTAAAGATTCACCGAAGCTACATTGAGGCTGGTGCTGATGTTATTACCACCAATACTTTTCGTACAAATCCTTATTCACTTGGTCAGGTTGGGATAAAAAATTTTGAACGCTATGTGAAAAAAGCAATTTCGCTTGCCTTTGAAGCGAAAGAAAATCTTCCTGTTTTAATTGCCGGATCAAATGCTCCTGCTGAAGATTGTTATCAGGTTCAACGTACAATTACAAAAAAACAATTGGAATTAAATCACCGATGTCATATTGATAGTTTGATTGATAACGGTTGTCACTTTATTCTGAATGAAACTCAAGGTCATTTCGATGAGATAAAAATTATTTCAAAGCATTGCGAAAAATATGAAATTCCATTTGTTATGAGTTTGTATTTTGATGAGAATCTTTGTTTGTTAAGTGGCGAAAAAGTAAGTGATGTAATTAATTTTTTGAATGACACAAATGTTTTATCACTTGGATTTAATTGTATCTCAGATAAAATTCTTATAAAACTAATTAACCAAATATCAATGCCTGCTAATTGGGGATTTTATCTTAATTGCTTTAGCACGAGTGAAAAACAAAGTAAAGTATGTTCAATATCTGTAGCTGAATATTTAGCAATTGTTCAGGAGGTAATACATTTTAATCCTTCATTCATTGGCGCCTGCTGTGGGTCAAACCCCGAATTTATAAAAGCAATTAAAGGCTTTCTTGATGGAAGAATTAAGCATTAA
- the ispE gene encoding 4-(cytidine 5'-diphospho)-2-C-methyl-D-erythritol kinase: MEELSIKSYSKINLGLNIISKRDDGFHNLQTIFFPLSLHDIVTIRKSENFSFSSSDKSLSEDKNNLIIRAHDLIEQTSEKKIICHIHLQKNIPIGAGLGGGSSNAASVLKGLNEFFSLKINNSKLKELALQLGSDVPLFLEKLPAFAESRGEVLLPVKISFSGYLLIVNPGIHISTKRAFSKITPKLPEVSLKKLIKNDEINFDDLAKYASNDFERVIFEEYPQIKEIKMRMINFDSKLSLLTGTGSTVFGFFDDEEAAYQAEQFFKCKNYFTYLQQFS; encoded by the coding sequence ATGGAAGAATTAAGCATTAAATCATATTCAAAAATCAATCTCGGGCTAAATATAATTTCAAAACGAGATGATGGATTTCATAACCTGCAAACTATCTTCTTCCCTCTTTCGCTTCACGATATAGTAACAATAAGAAAATCAGAAAACTTCTCATTCTCATCGAGTGATAAATCATTATCTGAAGATAAAAACAATTTAATCATTCGTGCCCACGATTTGATTGAACAAACAAGTGAAAAAAAAATTATTTGTCATATCCATCTACAAAAAAATATTCCGATTGGTGCTGGATTAGGCGGTGGAAGTTCAAACGCTGCAAGTGTTTTGAAAGGACTGAACGAATTTTTTTCCTTGAAGATTAATAATTCTAAATTAAAAGAACTTGCATTGCAATTAGGTTCTGATGTTCCTCTTTTTTTAGAGAAGCTTCCAGCTTTTGCAGAATCAAGAGGTGAAGTATTATTACCTGTTAAGATTTCTTTTAGTGGATACTTATTAATTGTAAATCCAGGAATTCATATTTCAACTAAGCGGGCTTTTAGCAAAATTACTCCAAAGTTGCCGGAAGTTAGTCTTAAAAAATTGATAAAAAATGATGAAATTAATTTTGATGATCTTGCAAAATATGCTTCTAATGATTTTGAACGAGTGATTTTTGAAGAATATCCTCAAATCAAAGAAATCAAAATGAGAATGATAAATTTTGATTCGAAATTATCTTTATTGACTGGTACCGGTTCGACCGTTTTTGGATTTTTTGATGATGAAGAGGCTGCATATCAGGCTGAACAATTTTTTAAATGCAAAAATTATTTTACTTATTTACAACAATTTAGCTAA
- a CDS encoding toxin-antitoxin system YwqK family antitoxin, producing the protein MTFREKIFSLGTAYSIVLFTAIFIVLGNNSEKKDHETKLIEKSGLIYEIGKDTPYTGAVKDTVQDKILEYYLIDGKKYGDFKVSNLKGNVEIDGVMNDNKNEGVWNYFYPNGRLESRGTFYNDKLNGVWKWYFPNGNLKAVGYYEDNQKVGTWKFFNAQSKIVREISYKNDNVELVRSFDFSSSL; encoded by the coding sequence GTGACATTCAGAGAAAAGATTTTTTCTTTGGGAACTGCTTATTCTATCGTTTTATTTACAGCGATATTTATAGTTCTGGGCAACAATTCTGAGAAAAAAGATCATGAGACTAAATTGATAGAAAAATCCGGTCTCATTTATGAAATCGGGAAAGATACTCCTTATACCGGCGCAGTCAAAGATACTGTTCAGGATAAGATATTAGAGTACTATCTTATTGATGGTAAAAAGTACGGTGACTTTAAAGTGTCAAACCTTAAGGGTAATGTTGAAATCGATGGTGTTATGAATGATAATAAAAATGAAGGTGTTTGGAATTATTTCTATCCGAATGGTCGGCTTGAATCGAGAGGAACTTTCTATAATGATAAACTTAACGGCGTTTGGAAGTGGTATTTTCCAAATGGCAACCTGAAAGCTGTTGGTTATTATGAAGATAATCAAAAAGTTGGAACCTGGAAATTTTTTAATGCACAATCTAAAATCGTCAGAGAGATATCCTATAAGAATGATAATGTTGAATTAGTAAGATCATTTGATTTCAGTTCATCATTATAG
- a CDS encoding cytidylyltransferase domain-containing protein, which yields MNIVTVIQARTGSTRLPNKVLMPLTGKTLLERMIERIQWSELAGKIIVATTEEKSDDVIQEICEKNNFQIYRGSTEDLLDRHYQAAKLLNADAVVKIPSDCPLIDYKIIDKVITYFINNSEKYDFVSNLHPATYPDGNDVEIMHFSVLEDAWKNAKRKLEREHTTPYIWENPDKFRIGNVEWETGLNYSMSHRFTIDYPEDYEFIKRVFDELYHKNPKFSLEEILNLLEEKPEIKKINEKYCGVNWYRNHLNELKTITADQTKII from the coding sequence ATGAATATTGTAACCGTTATACAAGCAAGAACAGGTTCCACAAGACTACCGAATAAAGTTCTTATGCCTCTTACAGGCAAAACTTTACTTGAAAGAATGATTGAGAGAATTCAGTGGTCTGAATTAGCTGGTAAAATTATTGTCGCAACTACTGAAGAAAAATCTGATGATGTAATTCAGGAAATTTGTGAAAAGAATAATTTTCAAATTTACAGAGGAAGTACAGAAGACTTACTTGACAGACATTATCAGGCAGCTAAACTTCTTAATGCAGATGCTGTTGTGAAAATTCCTTCTGATTGTCCGCTAATTGACTATAAGATTATCGATAAAGTGATAACTTACTTCATAAATAATTCTGAGAAATATGATTTCGTTTCAAATCTTCATCCGGCTACTTATCCTGACGGAAATGATGTGGAGATAATGCACTTTTCTGTGCTTGAAGATGCATGGAAAAATGCAAAAAGAAAATTAGAGCGTGAACACACTACTCCATACATTTGGGAAAATCCTGATAAATTCAGAATCGGAAATGTTGAATGGGAAACAGGTTTGAATTATTCGATGAGCCATCGTTTTACGATTGATTATCCTGAAGATTATGAATTTATTAAACGAGTATTTGATGAGCTTTATCATAAAAATCCTAAATTCAGTTTAGAAGAAATTCTGAATTTGCTCGAAGAGAAACCTGAAATTAAAAAGATAAATGAGAAATACTGCGGAGTGAACTGGTATCGTAATCATCTTAATGAATTAAAAACTATAACAGCTGATCAAACAAAAATTATCTGA
- a CDS encoding glycosyltransferase family 9 protein — protein MKKIEKFFKKLLLLGLLLFIKKRTHNKDLPTINKDSKILFIRLNRIGDALVSTPLIDLVKKKIGSKIYVLADRKNYFVFRNNPNIDEIIVFPKGIKAFNYVKKFIKKNDINVLVDLHDDVSTTVSIITAISDCNYKFGLTKSNYQLYTHTINRIDSSKNHVIDRILELSKLFGFNYSKDEIKIGYYPKEENIFFAKEFINKTFSKKRFLLGVNISAGSDARFWGVESFQKLLTELSKYPVDVLLFADSKDFDKANLIAEKYLIYPVTKDFDKFAAGILEIDMLFSPDTSAIHIVSIKRIPVFGLYVKYKTDDMIWSPYNTDFNCIITEESNLSNVSFEEVKKKFIPFLEKHLNAKRNSEL, from the coding sequence ATGAAAAAAATTGAGAAATTCTTTAAAAAACTACTATTACTTGGACTTCTGTTATTCATTAAGAAAAGAACTCATAATAAAGACTTACCAACCATAAATAAGGATTCAAAGATACTCTTTATTAGATTAAATAGAATCGGTGATGCATTAGTCAGCACTCCACTTATTGATTTGGTAAAGAAAAAAATTGGTAGCAAAATTTATGTCCTTGCGGATAGAAAAAATTATTTTGTTTTTCGTAATAACCCCAATATCGATGAAATAATCGTATTTCCAAAAGGAATAAAAGCTTTTAATTATGTGAAGAAATTCATTAAAAAAAATGACATTAATGTACTGGTAGATCTACACGATGATGTTTCGACCACAGTGAGTATCATTACTGCAATTTCGGATTGCAATTACAAATTTGGATTGACAAAATCAAATTATCAGCTTTATACACACACTATAAATAGGATAGATTCTTCGAAAAATCATGTAATCGATAGAATTTTAGAACTCAGCAAATTATTTGGTTTTAATTACTCAAAAGATGAAATAAAAATCGGTTACTATCCAAAAGAAGAAAATATTTTTTTTGCTAAAGAATTCATTAATAAAACTTTTTCCAAAAAGAGATTTCTATTAGGAGTTAATATCTCTGCCGGAAGCGATGCAAGATTTTGGGGTGTTGAGTCATTTCAGAAACTTTTAACTGAATTAAGTAAATACCCTGTAGATGTATTGTTATTTGCGGATTCAAAGGATTTTGACAAAGCAAATTTAATCGCTGAAAAATATTTAATTTATCCTGTCACAAAAGATTTTGATAAATTTGCAGCTGGAATTTTAGAAATCGATATGCTGTTTAGTCCTGATACATCAGCAATTCACATTGTGTCGATAAAAAGAATTCCTGTGTTTGGACTGTATGTAAAATACAAAACAGATGATATGATTTGGAGTCCTTACAATACTGATTTCAATTGTATCATTACAGAAGAATCAAATTTAAGTAATGTTTCCTTTGAAGAAGTAAAGAAAAAATTTATTCCATTTTTAGAGAAGCACCTTAATGCAAAAAGAAATTCCGAGTTGTAA